The following DNA comes from Deltaproteobacteria bacterium.
ATGATGTGGCAGCTTTGGTAGAAAAGACAATCGAGACTTATGGTCAATTGGACATTGTCGTTTGTAATGCTGCAGCGAACCCAGCCTTTGGCCCGATGCAGACTTTAGAGGACGAAGCGTTTGATAAAATTATGCGGGTCAATCTGCAAAGCAATATCTGGTTATGTAATTTCGCAGGTCCCCATATGGCAAAGCGCGGTGGCGGATCGATGATTCTCATTTCAAGCATTACCGCTTTAGACGGAAGCCGCGTGATTGGAGCCTATGCATTGTCAAAGGCGGCTCAGATACAGCTTGCTAGAAACTTAGCGGTTGAGTGGGGCCATCAAAATGTGCGCGCCAATTGCATTGCGCCAGGACTTATTCAAACCGATTTTGCACGAGCACTTTGGGAAAACGATGAAATTCGCAAGCAAATAGAATCAAGAACCCCTCTCGGGCGTATCGGTGAGCCTGATGATATTGCGGGTGTCGCCGGCTTTTTAGCATCAGATGCTGCGCGCTACATTACGGGCCAATTGATTGTTGCCGATGGCGGGGCAGTTGTTGGCGGAGAAATGTAGAGCGGCTTTAGCTTTCGTCTGCAATCGAGGAGTAAGGCATCTCGCTTCTTAGCCGATTGGCTTCTACGAAGTGTCCAAGTACCTCAGACCAAGCAAGTGGTCGAAAGTCGAGTTCACGACGCGCTCGGCTTGTATCGAGCGTCGTGTTTTCCGGGCGTGCGACAATTTCCCAGCTCGCGTCGTCAGCAGGAACTGAGCGCACCAAGCTTGATGAAACGCCAAGCTGTTCCGCAAGTTCAACGGCAACACGGTCAAAAGGGACATCTGTATCACCAGAGAGTTGATAGACTCCCTCTTTACGCTCTTTCCCAATCAGGATTGCGGCTTGAACAATTTGGTCCGTCGCCACGGGCGCAATGAACATATCGTTTATCGCTTCGATGTTCTCACCGTTTTGCAATGCGTTGGCCCACTTGCATAAGAGAGGTGAGCGCGGTCCAAGTGCATTCGATAATCGGATGACACTGTACCCGCAATCCAGCTTGCTGAGGTGCTCTTCAACGGCGACCTTTTGTTCTGCAAACCGGCAATGGGGTCGTTGTCGATGGTCAGGCTTTACATGTGCAATGGTTCCATCAAAAATCAGGTGCGATGAGAAGTAAACAATGAAAGTTCCCTGAGCATAAAGTTCACGAATCAGACGAATCTGGCTTTTGACGTTCACTTCCCATGAAAGTCCAGGTTGTGCTTGGCACTCGGCAAGCTTGGTCATACCCGCACACATATAAGCCACATCAACTTTTTGATTGAGCTGGAATCTCTGTGGGTGCTCTAGGTCGAGTCGCTTCAAATTGGGATTGTTGGGGTCGAGTTTTTTAGACGTGGTGATGACGGAGGCACCTGAGTCTTCGAGTGCCGTTGCGAGTGCGCCGCCGATTTCACCGTCGCTTCCTAGAATTAAAGCCGTTAATTCTTCTTGGCTCACGCCCCACTCCCTTATTCAATGCTTATATTTCACTTACGCCGCTTGGTCGCGATCAGCATCTATTTACTAACTTATGCGATTGCCTAGGGTACTGCCACTCTTGGTGGTTTGTACCCAGTGGTTCATGTTCTCGTTTTCAGTGGTTTCTCAAACCGTAGGGTGTTGAAATCATTCGTCATTTTTTTGTTTTCACGGTTGTTGATAAGTTTATTCGCACAGATTTTCAAACCTATGGACCAACACCTACCGTTGTGGCAAATCACCCTTAACCTGTTCAAAAGGAACGCCTCATGCTTAAGTTTGCTTTGGTTGGCTGTGGAAGAATAGCCAAGCGACATTCAGATCTTCTGGGTCACGGCGAAATAGCCGGTGCACAGCTCGTAGCAGTATGTGACCTGGATGCCGACCGTGCAAAAGTTATCGCCGGAAAATTTGATGTACCGCATTTCACAGACATGCATGAGATGATGCAGAAAGTAGAACCTGATGTGGTCAGTGTCCTCACTGATAGCGGGTCTCATGCGGATGTTGTGGTTTCACTTGCGGCTTACGGAAAGCACATTGTGGTTGAGAAACCCATCGCGCTTACTTTAGACGATGTTGACCGGATGATTACGACTTGTGATCGCAATGGCGTGAAGCTTTTTGTGGTTCAGCAAAACCGGTTCAACGTACCTGTGGTAAAATTAAGAGAAGCTCTTGATGAAGGTAGATTCGGAAAGTTGGTGATGGGAACTGTTCGTGTTCGCTGGTGCCGTACTCAAGAGTATTACGACCAAGACAAGTGGCGCGGAACCTGGGAGCGGGACGGTGGCGTGATTTCGAACCAGGCGATTCACCATGTTGATCTCTTAAGCTGGATGATGGGTGATGTAGAGAGTGTTTTTGCAAAAAGCTCTACAGCTCTGGTTGATATTGAAACCGAAGATACGGCAGCCGTTATAGTGCGTTTTCGCAATGGCGCTCTCGGGATTATCGAGGCCACTACGGCGACAAGACCAAAGGATTTGGAAGGCTCAATTTCTGTTTTGGGAGAAAAAGGAACCGTAGAGATTGGTGGGTTCGCTGTAAACGAAATGAAGGTTTGGAATTTCACCGAAGCTCAGGACAGTGATGCCGAGACGCTGGAGAAATACTCGGTCAATCCACCGAATGTTTATGGATTTGGGCACAAGGCTTACTACGACCACGTCGTTGATTGCGTGGTGAATAAGAAGCAGCAACTGGTTGACGGCCTTGAGGGGCGTAAAGGTCTAGAGTTGATCTCTGCGATTTACGAGAGTGTGGAAACTGGGCAGGAAGTGTTCTTACGCTTTCAGCCCAAGCGTTGCCGCTTGGGCCTTTCGGCAAACAAGTGATCAAGGTGTAACGGCATTGCCATTGTGGTCGAGATAGACCACGGTTCCCAGATTAAGGGCAGCTACATCGCTTCCTGCAATCTTCCAATCTCCCACCACCACAACGATAAGATTTTTCACATCTATCAGTGCCTTGAGTTCACTTTGCGCTTGAGTCATAGGAACACCTGAAACACGAGTGTGGTAGTTTTGTAGCCAATCTGCCGGACGTTTGTATGCGTCCACACTTGCATACCGATTGAGTATTCCCGACGACTTTTCGAAGTAGGCGGGAAATCCTTGAAGCATACTGCTGGTGGCATTCTTAAACTCTTGCTCCGTAATAGGCTTCTCACCTGTGATTTGGTTAAGCTCCTTGAGAAACTCAACGATGGAAAGAGCCGTGGTATTGGCTTTTACAGAAGCACTGGCACGGTAGTATCCAGCAAGTCTCTGATTGGTAACGCCTGAACGTGCACCATAGGTATAGCCTTTGTCTTCACGCAGATTCATATTGATTCGGCTCGTGAACTGACCACCGAGTACTTTGTTACCAACTTGTGTGGCGGTTGAGTGAGCCGGGTCGAAGGCTGGAGCGGTGTTGCCAATGGATATAACGGATTGGCTGGCCCCATCTTTTTGTACCCAGTAGACCTTCACACCCTCATGGGCAGTTTTGGGGGTGAGTGTCAGTTCCGCCAGAGGCGTCGATGTTGATTCCCAAGCCCCCAAGGATTTTTCCAATGACGCTTTTATTACATCTTCGCTCATTCCGCTGACGATGGTGATTCCGATGTTCTTGGGCTGCCACACTGCTTGATGCCATTTTTGTAGGTCATCGCGCGTAATGCCTTCAATACTTTCGTGGGTACCGCGTTGCCATTGGCCTAGGTAAGAGTCTCCAAATAGGACGCTTCGAAAGACCTTGTCAGCAGTTTGTCGAAGATTGTCTTTCTCTGTGAAAATAGAGTTCTGTAAGTTTTTACGAACACGGTCTACGTCAGCTTGATTGAATGCCGGCTCTTGTAGAACATCCGCGAGGATAGCGAGGGTTGCGTCAAGCTTATCGTCCAGTGCATTCAGCGCGGCAGCTGAATACTCTAGGTCCGCATAAACTTGGATACTTGAGGCCAATGTTTGCAAGGCTTCACTGATCTCAATCCCACTACGCTCTGCGGTACCTTCTAATGGCATGCGCGAAGCAAACATAGCGAGCCCGCGCTTGGTCGCGTCTTCTTGAGCATAACCAGAGTAGGCGTTCACCTGAAGATGGGTGATTGGAACTTTGCCTGCCGGAATAAACGTAACAGGTATGCCATTACTGAGTTGAAACTTCACATAGGATGGTGGCGAGAACTCTGGTGCAGGACCAGGTTGAGGCATAGGTGGCCAAGCATCCTGGGCGGCATGGGCTTGATGATTAGACATGGTAACTCCGAGGGCAAGCAAACATAAGGTAAGGCATAAGTTCTTCATTATTTCGCAGCTCCTGCTTTAGCGGCTGATGCTTCTTTTGCAGCTTGCTGCGGCTTAACAATCACGGTGACGCGGTGCTTGGCCACAATCGTTGTTCGTGCCCATTTTGAGACCGACTCCTTGGTTATATTCATATAGCGCTTGAGGTCATCGGCAACCCAGTCTGTTTTGCCTAGGTAGTGGTTGTAGCGGTGAAGCATTCCCGCCTTTCCGGCTACACTTTCAATGCTTTGAAAGAACGACTTCTTCCAAGCGTTCTTTGCGCGTTCAACTTCCTCGTCTGTTGGCCCATCTCGCAGTAATATGGCGACCTCTTCATCGATTGCTTTTTGGACGTCG
Coding sequences within:
- a CDS encoding SDR family oxidoreductase — translated: MFDLSNKVAIVTGSSRGIGRGIAHQLARQGARVVVTSRKLEACETVVKEIEADGGQAIAVASNVGQKDDVAALVEKTIETYGQLDIVVCNAAANPAFGPMQTLEDEAFDKIMRVNLQSNIWLCNFAGPHMAKRGGGSMILISSITALDGSRVIGAYALSKAAQIQLARNLAVEWGHQNVRANCIAPGLIQTDFARALWENDEIRKQIESRTPLGRIGEPDDIAGVAGFLASDAARYITGQLIVADGGAVVGGEM
- a CDS encoding sugar nucleotide-binding protein: MSQEELTALILGSDGEIGGALATALEDSGASVITTSKKLDPNNPNLKRLDLEHPQRFQLNQKVDVAYMCAGMTKLAECQAQPGLSWEVNVKSQIRLIRELYAQGTFIVYFSSHLIFDGTIAHVKPDHRQRPHCRFAEQKVAVEEHLSKLDCGYSVIRLSNALGPRSPLLCKWANALQNGENIEAINDMFIAPVATDQIVQAAILIGKERKEGVYQLSGDTDVPFDRVAVELAEQLGVSSSLVRSVPADDASWEIVARPENTTLDTSRARRELDFRPLAWSEVLGHFVEANRLRSEMPYSSIADES
- a CDS encoding Gfo/Idh/MocA family oxidoreductase; translated protein: MLKFALVGCGRIAKRHSDLLGHGEIAGAQLVAVCDLDADRAKVIAGKFDVPHFTDMHEMMQKVEPDVVSVLTDSGSHADVVVSLAAYGKHIVVEKPIALTLDDVDRMITTCDRNGVKLFVVQQNRFNVPVVKLREALDEGRFGKLVMGTVRVRWCRTQEYYDQDKWRGTWERDGGVISNQAIHHVDLLSWMMGDVESVFAKSSTALVDIETEDTAAVIVRFRNGALGIIEATTATRPKDLEGSISVLGEKGTVEIGGFAVNEMKVWNFTEAQDSDAETLEKYSVNPPNVYGFGHKAYYDHVVDCVVNKKQQLVDGLEGRKGLELISAIYESVETGQEVFLRFQPKRCRLGLSANK
- a CDS encoding insulinase family protein, which encodes MSNHQAHAAQDAWPPMPQPGPAPEFSPPSYVKFQLSNGIPVTFIPAGKVPITHLQVNAYSGYAQEDATKRGLAMFASRMPLEGTAERSGIEISEALQTLASSIQVYADLEYSAAALNALDDKLDATLAILADVLQEPAFNQADVDRVRKNLQNSIFTEKDNLRQTADKVFRSVLFGDSYLGQWQRGTHESIEGITRDDLQKWHQAVWQPKNIGITIVSGMSEDVIKASLEKSLGAWESTSTPLAELTLTPKTAHEGVKVYWVQKDGASQSVISIGNTAPAFDPAHSTATQVGNKVLGGQFTSRINMNLREDKGYTYGARSGVTNQRLAGYYRASASVKANTTALSIVEFLKELNQITGEKPITEQEFKNATSSMLQGFPAYFEKSSGILNRYASVDAYKRPADWLQNYHTRVSGVPMTQAQSELKALIDVKNLIVVVVGDWKIAGSDVAALNLGTVVYLDHNGNAVTP